The Quercus lobata isolate SW786 chromosome 4, ValleyOak3.0 Primary Assembly, whole genome shotgun sequence genome segment CATGTACGACGATTATGACCCTCTTGGCGACACAACCCACACTTCAACTTTGGTCCATTCTCAATCCACAATGAGGTTGGCAACTCCCTATCCTCGTCATCCATCTCATTGCGGATTCTCGTGGACTTTGGCCGACCTTTCTCACGGATCAACCGCTGGTTTGGCATCACGGTTCTCCTTTCTGCTGGCTCCAGCCATTCTAACCTATCTTTCAGTGGTTGGAATATCGGCTCATAGCTGTGATACCGTTCTTCAACGCGGTAGAAATGATCCATATACTAAGTGGCATCATGGTTGTGTTTGGCACAAACTGCTATCAAGTGGGAACAGGGGATCTTGTTTGCTTCCCATTTGTCGCACGTGCATGTCGTGTCTATAAGGGAAACCCTATGGGTGTGATCTCCCCCGCCAGTGTTCAACAGTGAAGACTGTGTCTCCACTGTATATAACCGTTGTTGCGCACTCATCCTTCTAACAATATGGAGCTTCGCCTTCTCTTGATTTGCCTCGAACTTGTCATAGGCATATTTGCACCACACTTGCCCCTCTTCCAACTGCTCTAGGGTTTTGTTTCGACGTTCGTCAAAGTATGAGTTCACCTTGTAAAATGTAAACTTCACCATTGCTGTTATGGGCAAGCTACGTGCGCCCTTAAGTACCCCATTGAAGCACTCTGACaggttggttgtcattgccccatATCGGTGCCCATGGTCATGTACAAGTGTCCACTTTTCTTGATTTACCTCCTTAAGATAGTCGTACGCAGCCGGGTTGACATTCTTGATGCAATCCACGGTGTTCTCAAACTTCCTAACTTGATTCGCAGTTGCTGCGTTCCATACCAAGTTCTTCAACGGCACACTATTGAAGTTAGTGTTAACATTGCTTACTAAATGGCGGAGGCAATACCGGTGATGGGTTAAGGGCGGTTGCAAGTAGCCCCTAGTGGTGTCATTGAAGCATGATTGTATCCCATGATGCCTGTCGGATATTATACACAAATTGGTCTGGTCTGTAACATAGGTCAACAGGCATGCCAAGAACCATCCCCATGTCTCCGTGCTCTCGCTTTCGACAACAGCAAATGCGAGTGGATAAACCTCATTGTTACCATCTGTTGCCATTGCTATCAACAGCTTTCCTTTGTACTTGCCATAGAGGTGCGTTGCATCTATGCTTATCACCGGCCTGCAATGCCTGAACCCTCTAATACACGGACCGAAAGCCCAAAACGCGGAGTTGAATATACAAGTCCCTGGGACATGGGGGTCACACTTTAATGTGGTCACAGTATCCGGATCTGCATCGGACAATGTAGCTAGAAATCGTGGCAATTCTGTGTATGACTCGTCAAAATCCCCGTAAATACGCGCAATTGCCTTCTGTTTGGCTTCCCAAACCTTGTACATAGTTACATCATGCCCATGCCTTGCATGCAACATACTACGCAAGTCCCTTACCTTTCGGGTTAGGTCCTCCCGTACATACTTCTCAAGTGCAATGGAGATGAACTTTGAATCCATCATCCGCCCATCAGTTGCTAGCTGGAGGGATGAGCAACTATGGGGACCCTTACATGTACTGATAACCCACATCCCGTGCTTCTTGCTGCAATTGGCCCGAATTGACCACAGACATGCCTCATGTATGCACCGCACTACCAGCCTATTGGTGTCAGACTTGATGACCTTGTATTGCTTATTATGCTCCACAGAGTAGAGGGTCAACACATATTGAACAGAGGCTTTATTCTTGAATAGCATCCCCCTTGCTGGGTGGTCACCTTTATGCCAACTTGTAAGATGTCCTGTACCCAATGCAGGTGATGGGTCATTAATATTGTCCCATGTGTTTGATGTGAACCATTCTGGGATAGGAACTGTTGTAAGGCAATCCTCCTCGTTATTTTCGATCAGTGGTACATCTAAGACCTCCGCGTCGTCCACTGGTCCATCAGTATCAATGAACTCTTCGTACACATCTCGGCTGGCATCAATATCAATTCCCCCGTCCATATCAGCTTGGACATGTTCATATGTGTGACTAGACCCTCCCACATCATGTGTATTGGTGGCGCCCACCACTTCGGTGTTGTCCAAATGATCAACCGCACTACATGGTTGATTATTGTAGGGGAAAGGCGTGGCATAGGCAAAGGGAGGATGCACGTCAACTGACAATGAGTGTGGCTCTTCCACCCCACTGGCATGCTGTGAACTTGCACTACCATGGAACCCAACAGCCTCAACAGTTACATACAAGTCAGACGCTATGAACTGGGGGGTCTGCTTAATCACTGCCCACATCATGTCCACGTCAGCATCGCAACCCAACGGATTTGAGTTGTAGACAACCTGAGTACTCACAAGTATCTGGGGGGCACGGTACACGATGGATATCTTATGTGACTCCCTGTCCAACCGTAGAGCTTCCATTATCTTCCGGTGCATTTTTCTCAAGTGTGTTCCCCATTTCAACTCAATGAACTTTTGCTTCACTGACTCGCCTCTATAGGACAGCCCATGCAAGTCATGGAAATACTGTTCCCCATCATAGTAAACGTAGAAGCAGTGACGACCCATGCCAGACCTGGATAAGGACAATTAATTGTGGTTATCATGCAGAAGATAGGGGGTTATGTTAATGCAGCAGTAATTAATCTTTTACAGATGCACTATGATGCTATCCTAATTATAGGTGTACACACTTGATTCGTTTGGACACAAACATTGGCCTTTAGGGGAGACATGCCACAACAAAGAATCAGGGTGTTTGTAATATCGCTTGGTAAGGATGCAATAGGGAGTAGGAAAATGCAAATATGGTCAGCAAAACTTGTTCACCTCGCAGGCTTTCTTTTTCAGAACCCACACAGTAAAGCCTTTCAGAACTGAAAGAGCCATACAATTTAAACCTCAGTATACATTACACATCATTGTTAATGTGTATGAATGAATGCATATGTCATCATATGAATTCACCGTAcaatgtttgtttatatatatgtttatttagaatgattatatacatatttcccaaaaaaattctcaaaaataattattatatacattaCTATATCTATACATATTTAGGAACAATATGTATACAATGTcactatcacacacacacacacacatataagatTTTGCTAATGTATGTCATAAGAGCACACAATAATTAATCGttttttggacaatttttttcagGATTTTCAATGCACTAACAGTTTTTGCAATTCCTaacaaaatgtttcaaaaaattggtGCCCTAAGCACATACATTATATGTAAACATAcctatacatgtgtgtgtatatatatatatatatacacatgtgaTCATATATGGGTAGGTAGCTTTgtttatatttacatatatttgcatatacatacatacatacatacatatatatgtgtgtgtgtgtgtgtgtgtgtgtgtatacatataTTTGTTCATGCCACATATACATCTTATGATATGGGTAGGTACGTTtgtctatatatacatatatctatacatacatacatttatgtatatatatacacacacataatgtCAGAATAAGACAGTTGTAGAAAGCAATCCCATTTTGTCCCTAAAATGGCAATCCAATTATAAGTAGTTATGAAGGTTTCATCCAATTATAAGTAGTTATATAAGTGAATATATACCTGTCAGGGAAGATGTGCCAGAACAAAGAAGAAGGGGACCACAGCAACAGCACGCCTGGTGAGGATGCAATAATGACAAGGAAAATGGCAGAAGAGTTAGCAAACTTTGTTCACCTCATAGGCTTTCTTTTTCAGAGACCAGACAGTGAAGGTTTTCAGCACAGATAGAGCCAGACACGTGCATGGATTCTGAAATGTGGGGAGGGGGACAACATGACTCGATATTGAGGAaatcaattttatataaaactcGACACCATATAAATCGAGTTACTGTTGACAAGACATATTGAAATGACAGCATTTCAGAAACTCGGTGACTAAGAAGTCGAGTTACTTGTAACTCCGCATTTTATGTATAGGCAGATGttgctataactcgatttcttTAGAATCGAGTTTTAGCTCCATTTCCTCTACAAAAGCGCACTTCACACGTTAGAAGGTGCAACCACATTCTGGTGCAAAGAATTCCCACCATTGCGTGTTTGTAGAGCAGGATGGGACGTACCTATGTTGTGTTTAACGGTCGTGTTCCAGGCATATACGACAGTTGGCTAGATGCGAGTAGACAAGTTCATAAATTCCCAAACGCCAATCACAAATCATATAAAGATCGAAGGGAAGCCGAAGCTGCATACATGGAGTATTTGCATGGTAATGGTATGGGCGTGCATGGTGGTGCGGCTACATCATGGGAAACTCCAAACATATCAACCTCAACTCCACCTAGCACTTCTCTAAACGAAGGAACCAACTATGGCAGTGGAGACATTAGGAACACTTTGTTAAGGTATCAGTTGGAAGTTGCCATTGAGGAACGTGACCACGCAAGGAGGATCGCAAGGTTGAGTGCAAACATGTTGAATGAAGTGGTGGCCCATGTTGTGGGGGATGATGAAGTTGATGCACCCACGAGACAACGTACGGATGCATGAATGCAAAAGTACGACTTCTTGTTGTGGTATTTAGTAAGATATGTATACTTGCAAGTAACTACTTTCGTGTGTGCTTTAAGTAGAAGTGTCATCGTTTTCCAGTTGTTTCACTGGCAGATATgtatatatggaaaaataaccttattatttttgtttttggactaCTTTGGTCTTATTTGGTCCATTATAtctactttggtcttattcggtccactgTGGTTTCTAGGAAAATCGGTGTACTACATTCTATTTACTCTATTTGATCCTATTCAGTCAGCTTTGGTCGTACCCCGTCTATTTGGTTCACTGCAGTCCATTATTGTGTAGTTACAAAATACAAGATCAGCCTATACACAATGAGCCACGATTAACGAATGTACATGACGTCAAAAACAACAATGAATTGCATAACCTCTACATGAACGATTTGGAAATCCTCCTCGTTGGAGGATTCACTGCAATCCAtaccaatcaaagaaaattcaaagtttaaaaaagataGGATTGGAATTATTCATACATGATAAATCGTCCAACATTAGAAAATGATCTAAATTCTTCAAGTcaattctgaaaattttaatagcCACAATATAGAAAGTCCAGAACAAAATGACCATGAATAAAAATTGACACCaaccaactaaaaaaacaaataacacagCTATATAAAGGTTCTTGAATCCCAAACACagtaaataaaaccctaaaattatGATGTACCTTGTAATATTATTctgaattagaaaaaaaaaatgaacacttaaaatttcaaagttacGTAAAAAGTGAACATTACATGGAATACTACAGGTTTCAATAGATACATTACTATATCTTCCCTCTAGCTAGCTCCACTGGACGAAATAGAGCACCTATGAGAGTGGTCTTGCCATTGCCAATTCTACCAACAATACGTATTTTGTGCCCTTCCTCAAATGTGCAACTGATCTTCCGCAAAGGAACAAGTGCATCAGCCTATATTTGATCTGTTTTATCAATGATATTCTTAGAATCTCAGCATAAGAaccttatacatttttaaattaaataaaaaaaaatagttacctGCAAACCATGTATTTCAACTTTACCCACAGATGGCCAATTTGATGGAGGCCGGTTCCCTTCGAACGAGAACATTGTTCAGGAAAGTTTGGTGTAATGCCCTTGTAAAAACTCAAAGACCCTCGAACCTAGAAGCCCCAACAGAATAAATTAGCCTTATAGATGAGAAAATGTCTCAAGTTTATAATGAAAGTAAGAACGTCTAACAACCTAAATCAAGTTTGTGACTCAATGGGGTGAGACAAAATCTCCCACCTTCACAAGTTGAGATCATTAGGTATTTATTCTCTTATAGCATTTGCGAGAACATGCACAGATTTAGTATTTTACTTATAGAAAAGACCAATGTGTTTGCACTCTACTTATAGAAAAGGCCAATTCAAAGTTTCAACAACTATTTGCTAAGCAGATGAACCGCTGGGAATTTATTCAGCCCTTCATATGCAAGCAGGGGCAGAAAGTCCTATAGCAATAACAAATTGTCTAATGAAAAACCAGATAAATGCCAGCAACGAAGCAATAATTCAGCAATTCATTCTCTACGAAATATTTTTGCTACTCTGCATACCATTTTCTAGAGCAGACAAGTCCTCATTCTTCTCCTACAAGTCACGTGCCAGCTGATATGTCAGCTCAATGGTCTTAACTGCATTTCCCTccaaggaaaaatgaaaattcctAAGCATAAACTATACAATTAGAAGCATGAACAACCATGTATTCAACAGATAAAACAACctataaaatattgatgaatTATTGAAGAATAACATATAAGAGAAATGGCTGAGATTATTATCAAGATCTATAATTTATACTCTGCCTTGTTATCTTCAGAGAATGTGTTCGCTAAAATGGTTAgccaaaattcataaaattttgagcaAATTGATTAGCAAGGCATTCAACCAAATAGAGGATAAACATAGACTTGCAACTACTTGGAAGGGTAAGCAAAGCcttggaaatttttttcaattctagCGTCCTCTAACACCCATATGCATATTATAAAGCCAACTTTGAAGCAAATAACTCAACTCTCAATCATGTgaagataaatacaaaaccaGTCAGATTGGTAATGAATGCCGGACGGTGGTTCTGTTTTCAACCTTGCA includes the following:
- the LOC115984487 gene encoding uncharacterized protein LOC115984487, translating into MGRHCFYVYYDGEQYFHDLHGLSYRGESVKQKFIELKWGTHLRKMHRKIMEALRLDRESHKISIVYRAPQILVSTQVVYNSNPLGCDADVDMMWAVIKQTPQFIASDLYVTVEAVGFHGSASSQHASGVEEPHSLSVDVHPPFAYATPFPYNNQPCSAVDHLDNTEVVGATNTHDVGGSSHTYEHVQADMDGGIDIDASRDVYEEFIDTDGPVDDAEVLDVPLIENNEEDCLTTVPIPEWFTSNTWDNINDPSPALGTGHLTSWHKGDHPARGMLFKNKASVQYVLTLYSVEHNKQYKVIKSDTNRLVVRCIHEACLWSIRANCSKKHGMWVISTCKGPHSCSSLQLATDGRMMDSKFISIALEKYVREDLTRKVRDLRSMLHARHGHDVTMYKVWEAKQKAIARIYGDFDESYTELPRFLATLSDADPDTVTTLKCDPHVPGTCIFNSAFWAFGPCIRGFRHCRPVISIDATHLYGKYKGKLLIAMATDGNNEVYPLAFAVVESESTETWGWFLACLLTYVTDQTNLCIISDRHHGIQSCFNDTTRGYLQPPLTHHRYCLRHLVSNVNTNFNSVPLKNLVWNAATANQVRKFENTVDCIKNVNPAAYDYLKEVNQEKWTLVHDHGHRYGAMTTNLSECFNGVLKGARSLPITAMVKFTFYKVNSYFDERRNKTLEQLEEGQVWCKYAYDKFEANQEKAKLHIVRRMSAQQRLYTVETQSSLLNTGGGDHTHRVSLIDTTCTCDKWEANKIPCSHLIAVCAKHNHDAT